In Desulfatirhabdium butyrativorans DSM 18734, one genomic interval encodes:
- the phnC gene encoding phosphonate ABC transporter ATP-binding protein has product MVHILAKNLTLGYSSKKVIQSIDLKIRKGEFLSIIGPSGVGKSTLLMGFNATTSILGGRLNILGTDLGTIRYKELKALRAKIGVIFQGFNLVSRLSVLDNIASGMLHRKPLFSSMIRHYSRQEYEEIYDYMMVVGIEQEALSRCDRLSGGQKQRVAIARAIAQRPEIILADEPISSLDPVSARSVLETLKNANKKYGITVVSNLHQLDYAREFCSRVIGLNGGRIVYDGPPDQLCAATVSQIYHKEETDQNVGNCFSSPFATASLLPA; this is encoded by the coding sequence ATGGTGCATATTTTAGCGAAAAATCTGACTTTAGGCTACAGCAGCAAAAAGGTCATTCAGAGCATCGATCTGAAAATTCGGAAAGGAGAATTCCTGAGTATTATTGGGCCGTCCGGCGTCGGAAAATCAACGCTGCTGATGGGCTTCAACGCGACCACCTCCATTCTGGGCGGACGTCTGAATATTCTGGGGACCGACCTGGGAACGATCCGATACAAGGAGTTGAAGGCGCTTCGCGCCAAGATCGGCGTGATCTTCCAGGGGTTCAACCTGGTGTCCCGGCTCAGTGTCCTGGACAACATCGCCAGCGGCATGCTGCACCGAAAGCCGCTGTTTTCGTCAATGATCAGGCATTACAGCCGGCAGGAATACGAAGAGATCTACGATTACATGATGGTTGTCGGTATCGAGCAGGAAGCCCTCAGCCGCTGCGACCGACTTTCGGGGGGCCAGAAACAACGGGTGGCCATCGCCCGTGCCATTGCGCAGCGCCCGGAGATTATCCTGGCCGATGAGCCGATCTCTTCTCTGGATCCGGTCAGTGCCCGCAGCGTATTGGAAACCCTGAAAAACGCCAACAAGAAATACGGTATTACGGTGGTGTCCAACCTGCACCAGCTCGACTATGCGCGGGAATTCTGCAGCCGGGTGATCGGCCTGAACGGGGGCCGGATCGTATATGACGGCCCGCCGGATCAGCTCTGCGCCGCAACGGTATCTCAAATTTACCATAAGGAGGAAACGGATCAAAATGTTGGCAATTGTTTCAGCAGTCCCTTTGCAACCGCCTCGCTCCTGCCTGCGTGA
- the phnD gene encoding phosphonate ABC transporter substrate-binding protein: MKMLFKAVATLVLTFCIPMAALAASADWPKELNFGLIPTESAEGITDRYESLAKHLEKKLGIPVKLHTATDYAGVIAAMQFKHVDVAYFGPKSYVEAAARANAEAFVLEVSEDGTMGYHGLIITKKDSGINKMEDAKGKVWAFTDPNSTSGTLVPTVYFYKVMKIDPEKYFSKVIYSGSHESSIMAVKAGKVDVASTNDLDLDRGNGKQWNTDKDFQILWTSPLIPGSPMAYRKDLPDTLKKAIKEAFLSYDDKEGLKKLKLKGYAATDDKTYDPIREQIEVKKQLANK; encoded by the coding sequence ATGAAAATGCTTTTTAAGGCAGTTGCCACCCTCGTCCTGACGTTCTGTATTCCAATGGCCGCCCTGGCCGCATCGGCCGACTGGCCGAAGGAGTTGAACTTCGGTCTGATTCCCACCGAATCCGCGGAAGGAATTACCGATCGATATGAAAGCCTTGCCAAACACTTGGAAAAAAAGCTCGGCATTCCGGTCAAACTGCATACGGCTACGGACTATGCCGGCGTGATTGCCGCCATGCAGTTCAAGCACGTGGACGTGGCCTATTTCGGTCCGAAATCCTATGTGGAGGCTGCCGCGCGGGCCAATGCGGAAGCGTTTGTCTTGGAAGTCTCGGAAGATGGGACCATGGGCTACCACGGGCTGATCATCACCAAGAAGGATTCCGGCATCAACAAGATGGAGGATGCCAAAGGCAAAGTATGGGCCTTTACCGATCCCAACTCAACCAGCGGAACGCTGGTGCCGACGGTCTATTTTTATAAAGTCATGAAGATCGATCCGGAGAAGTATTTTTCGAAAGTGATATATTCCGGAAGTCATGAGTCTTCGATCATGGCGGTGAAAGCGGGTAAGGTCGACGTTGCTTCCACCAACGATCTGGATCTGGATCGCGGCAATGGAAAGCAGTGGAATACGGACAAGGATTTTCAGATACTCTGGACTTCTCCATTGATTCCCGGCTCCCCCATGGCCTACCGCAAGGATCTGCCGGATACCCTGAAAAAGGCGATCAAGGAAGCATTTCTTTCCTACGATGACAAGGAAGGCTTGAAAAAGCTGAAACTCAAGGGTTATGCCGCTACGGACGATAAGACCTACGATCCTATCCGCGAACAGATCGAAGTCAAAAAACAACTGGCAAATAAATAA
- the phnE gene encoding phosphonate ABC transporter, permease protein PhnE — protein sequence MTHIDEIKRQTNPFHPYNIMVVVVSLIILAWCWHSTEMSVGAILHGWGNMITYIAGNPEIRDSGFFPPTISSAKILKYLLSMMETVQMAVLALILSVMIAFPASLFASRNTLNIIIPGNHRLAIFLKKGIYIVVRFFANLCRSINEIIWALLFVSAVGLGPMPGILALGIHTSGVLIKLFSEGIETIQQEPIDALTATGAGFIKVICYAVIPQITPFFVSMTLYRLESDVRSATILGFTGAGGIGIFLFDKLRGYENHDVTTILIIIVVTVAVIDRISAAIRNRYT from the coding sequence ATGACGCATATCGATGAGATAAAGCGCCAGACCAACCCTTTTCATCCGTATAACATCATGGTCGTGGTCGTGAGCCTGATCATCCTGGCATGGTGCTGGCACTCCACGGAGATGAGTGTCGGCGCAATACTGCATGGCTGGGGCAATATGATCACCTATATTGCCGGAAACCCGGAGATCCGAGATAGCGGGTTTTTCCCCCCAACCATCAGCAGCGCCAAAATATTAAAGTATCTTCTATCGATGATGGAGACGGTGCAGATGGCCGTTCTGGCGCTGATCCTCTCGGTGATGATTGCCTTTCCGGCCTCATTGTTCGCCTCCAGGAACACGCTTAACATCATCATCCCCGGAAATCACAGATTGGCGATCTTTCTGAAAAAAGGGATCTATATCGTTGTCCGGTTTTTTGCCAACCTCTGCCGTTCCATCAACGAGATCATCTGGGCACTGCTCTTTGTCTCTGCCGTCGGGCTGGGGCCGATGCCCGGCATCCTGGCCCTCGGCATTCACACCTCCGGAGTTCTAATCAAGCTCTTTTCAGAGGGGATCGAAACGATCCAGCAGGAGCCGATCGACGCCCTGACAGCCACCGGCGCCGGTTTCATCAAGGTGATCTGCTACGCCGTGATTCCCCAGATCACCCCGTTTTTTGTCTCCATGACCCTGTATCGCCTGGAGTCGGATGTTCGCTCTGCCACGATTCTGGGTTTTACGGGCGCGGGCGGCATCGGGATCTTTCTTTTTGATAAGCTCAGGGGCTACGAAAATCACGACGTGACAACCATCCTGATCATCATCGTGGTTACCGTGGCAGTGATTGACCGGATCAGCGCAGCCATCCGGAACCGGTATACCTGA
- a CDS encoding alkaline phosphatase family protein, translated as MQLEKGKRAIILMLDGFGTEYFRASDMPALKKMAQDGFYLEGKAVFPTLTNANNISIVCGSFPERHGVTTNCYLDPATGKPAFLEDPGFLKSPTLFEKVAMQGIRSALVTSKSKTIRILGGSVDAGLSAQDADPDTIRDFGIPPDIYSIEVNEWIVRSGMKILQSRPDINVLYVHTTDYPMHMWAPEDERSLDHLSRLDRLIGEMADRYPDAAFLVTADHGMNPKKECLDLEKILRAAGFPILAAISPVADRLVKHHGGHGGASYIYLENRSRRDEILDFLSEVKGVDKALASEEAATCYRLDRDRIGDIVVGADPETVFGTIENERMDLHDGYRNHGSRFEQSIPLIAWNANLGETRHIQYNLDLTRALFFE; from the coding sequence ATGCAACTGGAAAAAGGAAAAAGAGCAATCATACTGATGCTGGACGGATTCGGGACCGAATATTTCCGGGCTTCGGATATGCCGGCGCTGAAAAAAATGGCCCAAGACGGCTTTTACCTGGAGGGCAAGGCGGTTTTTCCCACCCTGACCAACGCGAACAACATTTCCATCGTCTGCGGTTCTTTTCCGGAAAGGCATGGAGTGACCACGAACTGCTATCTGGACCCGGCAACCGGAAAGCCCGCGTTTCTGGAAGATCCCGGTTTTCTGAAGAGCCCGACGCTGTTTGAAAAGGTCGCAATGCAGGGAATCCGTTCGGCGCTGGTAACCAGCAAGTCAAAGACCATCCGTATCCTGGGCGGCTCGGTGGATGCCGGGCTGTCCGCGCAGGATGCCGATCCGGATACGATCCGGGATTTCGGCATCCCCCCCGATATTTATTCCATTGAAGTGAACGAATGGATCGTTCGCTCCGGCATGAAAATTCTTCAGAGCCGGCCGGACATCAATGTCCTGTATGTGCATACGACCGATTACCCGATGCACATGTGGGCGCCTGAGGATGAGCGTTCGCTTGATCACCTGTCGCGGCTGGATCGTCTGATCGGTGAAATGGCGGACAGGTACCCGGACGCCGCTTTTCTGGTGACGGCGGATCATGGCATGAATCCCAAAAAGGAATGCCTCGATCTGGAGAAGATCCTGCGGGCGGCAGGCTTTCCGATCCTGGCGGCGATTTCCCCGGTTGCGGACCGGCTGGTAAAGCATCATGGCGGGCACGGTGGCGCTTCCTATATTTATCTCGAGAACCGGTCCCGCCGGGATGAGATTCTGGATTTTCTCTCCGAGGTCAAAGGTGTGGATAAAGCGCTTGCTTCCGAGGAGGCGGCAACATGCTACCGGCTGGACAGGGACCGCATCGGCGACATCGTGGTGGGGGCGGACCCGGAGACCGTTTTTGGAACGATTGAAAATGAAAGGATGGATCTGCATGACGGCTATCGGAACCACGGCTCCCGTTTCGAGCAGTCCATTCCGCTCATTGCCTGGAACGCCAATCTGGGGGAGACAAGACATATTCAATATAACCTGGATCTGACACGGGCGCTTTTCTTTGAATAA
- a CDS encoding phosphonate C-P lyase system protein PhnG, translated as MSHADLTVLINTMDEQQVESLLELFANEELTVSRPPRTGLVMLTVKDCFETDFHLGEVLVTEARVVFRGCEGYGMIPGEAPRRALARAAADAVLRCSEPTGIQKDLRAFLEREEAIRETRLAEEAALVAATKVNFDLMPGA; from the coding sequence ATGAGTCATGCGGATTTGACGGTCCTGATCAATACCATGGATGAGCAGCAGGTGGAGAGTCTTCTGGAGTTGTTTGCCAATGAGGAGTTGACGGTCAGCCGTCCGCCGCGCACGGGGCTGGTGATGCTGACCGTGAAAGACTGTTTTGAAACCGATTTCCACCTGGGAGAAGTCCTGGTGACAGAGGCGCGCGTCGTGTTTCGCGGCTGCGAGGGATACGGCATGATCCCGGGAGAGGCCCCACGCAGGGCCCTGGCGCGGGCCGCGGCGGATGCGGTGCTTCGGTGCTCCGAGCCGACCGGAATCCAGAAGGATCTGCGGGCTTTCCTTGAGCGGGAAGAAGCGATCCGGGAAACTCGTCTGGCGGAAGAAGCTGCCTTAGTTGCCGCCACAAAAGTCAATTTTGATCTGATGCCTGGAGCATGA
- the phnH gene encoding phosphonate C-P lyase system protein PhnH, producing the protein MHIHRTIRDHFTFRVLLQGMSHPGRVFPLPGLPGEGSAAVELLGCLMDNEVGFAVIGDRDMEREIARHTDSRPVSLEDADFIIAQHGTTMGRLAHFRRGSLEYPDTGATVLYLVEALSEAAGVVLSGPGIDGTASLRISGLDPGELQLLRELNSEFPLGVDAIFLDQSGNIACIPRSSRIGVN; encoded by the coding sequence ATGCATATCCACAGAACCATCCGCGATCACTTCACGTTCCGGGTGCTCCTTCAGGGGATGAGTCATCCCGGAAGGGTGTTCCCCTTGCCCGGGTTGCCCGGCGAAGGATCTGCCGCTGTCGAACTTCTCGGCTGCCTGATGGACAATGAGGTGGGGTTTGCCGTTATCGGTGACAGGGACATGGAAAGGGAGATTGCCCGCCATACCGACAGCCGGCCCGTATCTTTGGAGGATGCGGATTTCATTATCGCCCAACATGGAACCACAATGGGCAGGCTGGCCCATTTCAGGCGGGGCAGCCTGGAGTACCCGGACACCGGGGCCACCGTCCTCTATCTGGTGGAAGCGCTGAGCGAGGCAGCGGGCGTTGTCCTGTCGGGCCCCGGCATCGACGGCACGGCCTCGCTGAGAATCTCAGGGCTCGACCCGGGTGAATTGCAGCTTTTAAGGGAACTGAACAGCGAATTCCCCCTCGGCGTGGACGCCATATTTCTGGACCAGAGCGGGAACATCGCCTGCATCCCCCGCTCGTCGCGAATCGGAGTAAATTAA
- a CDS encoding carbon-phosphorus lyase complex subunit PhnI produces the protein MGYVAVKGGNEAIERACRLFAHERTKGTSPPLGVEQIKEQLYLAADRVMGEGSLYAPDLAALAIKQSAGDTFEAAFMLRAFRATQQRLGYSLPSSTEKMRVVRRISSAFKDIPGGQILGATSDYTLRLLDFDLLKDDAARRRAFREQIFSSLPADAEIPETFPKVIRILRREGLLEETLSAAHPEERAFDITRQPLTFPASRSAKLQALARGETGGMLALAYSSMRGYGDIHPTLGELRIGYLPLTVPHPATGEPYVAGEVKVTEAEVLARMQGSDGMPRFSLGYGICFGQNEIKAISMAILDRCTRTEKPNCPAEDPEFVLYHIDGIEAMGFCNHWKLPHYVDFLSDLDRLRKAQEMARAGKQQERRRC, from the coding sequence ATGGGATATGTTGCGGTAAAAGGCGGCAATGAAGCGATTGAAAGGGCCTGTCGGCTCTTTGCCCATGAGCGGACAAAGGGAACGTCTCCGCCGCTCGGGGTGGAACAGATCAAGGAACAGCTCTATTTGGCCGCTGATCGCGTGATGGGGGAAGGCTCGCTCTATGCCCCGGATCTGGCCGCACTGGCCATCAAACAGTCCGCAGGCGACACCTTCGAAGCCGCGTTTATGCTACGCGCCTTTCGGGCCACCCAGCAGCGCCTGGGCTACTCGCTTCCATCCAGCACCGAAAAGATGCGGGTGGTGAGACGGATTTCTTCCGCCTTCAAGGACATTCCCGGCGGGCAGATTCTGGGGGCCACCAGCGATTACACCTTGCGGCTTCTGGATTTTGACCTGCTGAAGGATGACGCGGCCCGGCGGCGGGCCTTTCGGGAACAAATATTCAGCAGCCTGCCGGCCGATGCGGAAATTCCCGAAACGTTTCCCAAGGTGATTCGCATCCTGCGCCGGGAAGGGCTGCTGGAGGAGACCCTGTCGGCAGCACATCCGGAGGAGAGGGCATTCGACATCACCCGCCAGCCGCTCACTTTCCCGGCCTCCCGCAGCGCCAAGCTTCAGGCACTGGCGCGGGGAGAGACCGGCGGAATGCTGGCGCTGGCCTATTCCAGCATGCGCGGCTATGGCGACATCCACCCAACCCTGGGGGAACTGCGCATCGGTTACCTGCCGCTCACGGTGCCGCATCCGGCAACCGGCGAGCCTTATGTCGCGGGTGAAGTCAAGGTGACGGAAGCCGAGGTGCTGGCCCGCATGCAGGGAAGCGACGGCATGCCGCGGTTCAGCCTGGGCTACGGAATCTGCTTCGGGCAGAACGAGATCAAGGCGATCTCCATGGCCATACTGGATCGCTGCACCCGGACCGAGAAACCCAATTGTCCGGCTGAGGATCCGGAATTCGTCCTTTACCACATCGACGGCATCGAGGCCATGGGGTTCTGCAATCACTGGAAACTGCCCCACTATGTGGATTTCCTTTCCGATCTCGATCGACTCAGAAAAGCCCAGGAGATGGCCCGGGCCGGAAAACAACAGGAGAGACGCCGATGCTGA
- a CDS encoding alpha-D-ribose 1-methylphosphonate 5-phosphate C-P-lyase PhnJ, with protein MLMREWLQKEAQLRNDETPIAGYPFGFMDEGAKKEIRRSILKAVAIPGYQVPYGSREMPIARGWGTGGLQITLSLVKPDDVLKVIDQGCDGSVNAVNIKKFVATVAGVTITTDTRAATLIQTRHRIPEERMSGRQILVLQVPYPEALREVEPSEMETRRMHAEADYSRMWLFLYEDIVKYGEITISYRYPVTVNGRYIMDPSPIPRWDVPKLHMADTLFLFGAGREKRIYAIPPHTTVEPLEFEDHKFRTENFSGKACARCGATDTYLDEVIDNASGERRFFCSDSGYCDKRRLAWNP; from the coding sequence ATGCTGATGCGTGAATGGCTGCAAAAAGAGGCGCAATTGCGAAACGATGAAACGCCCATAGCCGGTTATCCCTTCGGGTTTATGGACGAAGGGGCAAAGAAGGAAATCCGACGCAGCATCCTCAAAGCGGTCGCCATACCGGGTTACCAGGTCCCTTACGGTTCCCGGGAAATGCCAATCGCCCGCGGCTGGGGGACCGGGGGTCTTCAGATCACCCTTTCTCTCGTTAAACCGGATGATGTCCTGAAGGTGATTGACCAGGGCTGCGACGGCAGCGTGAATGCGGTCAACATCAAGAAGTTTGTGGCCACGGTTGCCGGTGTGACCATCACCACCGACACCCGGGCAGCGACCCTCATCCAGACCCGTCACCGGATTCCAGAGGAGCGCATGAGCGGCCGACAGATCCTGGTGCTCCAGGTCCCCTACCCGGAAGCGCTGCGGGAGGTGGAGCCCTCGGAAATGGAAACACGACGGATGCACGCAGAGGCCGACTACAGCCGGATGTGGCTTTTTCTGTATGAGGATATCGTCAAATACGGCGAGATCACCATCAGCTACCGCTACCCGGTGACGGTCAACGGCCGTTATATCATGGATCCAAGCCCGATTCCCCGCTGGGACGTGCCCAAACTCCACATGGCCGACACGCTGTTTCTCTTCGGGGCCGGGCGGGAAAAACGAATTTATGCCATCCCCCCCCACACGACGGTTGAGCCGCTGGAGTTCGAGGACCACAAATTCAGGACTGAGAATTTCTCCGGCAAGGCCTGCGCCCGGTGCGGCGCAACGGATACCTATCTGGATGAAGTCATCGACAATGCAAGCGGCGAGCGACGCTTTTTCTGTTCGGATTCCGGTTACTGCGACAAGAGGAGACTGGCATGGAACCCCTGA
- a CDS encoding ATP-binding cassette domain-containing protein: MEPLIRIRGLSKRFGPGCSRCLEATGPEQHTNLCPHCGSVMACNDVSFDLFRNEALGVVGESGSGKSTLVRLLHFEWEATEGTVEMHRSAGIASLPEIFADGSDYSSNLLGLSHFQKRRLRNALMGIVYQNPHLGLRMQVSSGGNIAERLLGAGWRHIGNMRQRAAELLKITEFPVERMDEPPCNFSGGMQQRVQIAKALSNNPLILFLDEVTTGLDLSVQARVLDLIRNLRSEFNLSMLVVSHDLGVINLLCQRTMVMKSGHVVESGLTDQILQDPQHRYTQLLVASQL; the protein is encoded by the coding sequence ATGGAACCCCTGATACGGATACGCGGGCTCTCGAAGCGGTTCGGGCCGGGGTGTTCCCGCTGCCTGGAAGCCACCGGGCCGGAACAGCATACCAATCTTTGCCCCCACTGCGGCTCCGTGATGGCCTGCAACGACGTCTCCTTTGATCTGTTTCGAAACGAGGCCCTTGGCGTTGTCGGCGAGAGCGGCTCCGGCAAAAGCACCCTGGTGCGGCTGCTTCACTTTGAATGGGAGGCAACTGAAGGCACCGTGGAGATGCATCGTTCGGCGGGAATAGCGTCTTTGCCGGAGATATTTGCCGATGGTTCGGACTACAGCAGCAACCTGCTCGGGCTGAGCCATTTTCAGAAGCGCCGCCTTAGAAACGCCCTGATGGGGATTGTGTACCAGAACCCGCATTTGGGGCTTCGGATGCAGGTCAGCTCCGGCGGCAATATCGCCGAGCGGCTTCTTGGGGCCGGGTGGAGGCACATCGGCAACATGCGGCAACGGGCAGCCGAACTGCTGAAGATAACGGAATTCCCGGTAGAACGGATGGACGAGCCCCCCTGCAACTTCAGTGGGGGCATGCAGCAGCGGGTCCAGATCGCAAAAGCCCTCTCGAACAACCCGCTTATCCTCTTTCTGGATGAAGTCACCACCGGACTTGACCTTTCGGTCCAGGCACGCGTGCTGGATCTCATCCGGAATTTAAGGAGCGAGTTCAACCTGTCCATGCTGGTGGTTTCCCATGACCTGGGCGTGATCAACCTGCTCTGTCAGCGCACCATGGTCATGAAATCCGGCCATGTGGTGGAGTCCGGGCTCACGGACCAGATCCTGCAGGATCCTCAGCACCGGTACACCCAACTGCTTGTGGCATCTCAATTATAG
- the phnL gene encoding phosphonate C-P lyase system protein PhnL has translation MITVDNLSKTFTLHILNGKRIAACRNISFSVPPGGFLGLSGPSGAGKSTVLKCIYRTYLSTNGAIHYHSASYGKVDLATLPDRAVIDIRNREMGYVSQFLKVIPRVSALDVIMEPILARNGVSRDAAKKRASGLLERLRIPSHLFDAYPATFSGGEQQRINIARAVGWKPRLLLLDEPTASLDTNSIGIVLEILKELRNEGTTMIGVFHDTALLASVTDAVYHVG, from the coding sequence GTGATTACCGTAGACAATTTGTCAAAAACCTTCACGCTTCATATCCTGAATGGGAAAAGGATTGCGGCCTGCCGCAACATCTCCTTCAGTGTGCCTCCGGGCGGGTTTCTGGGGCTGTCCGGTCCCAGCGGCGCCGGTAAAAGCACGGTGCTCAAATGCATCTACCGCACCTATCTCTCCACAAACGGTGCCATCCATTACCACTCGGCATCCTACGGCAAGGTCGATCTGGCCACATTGCCGGACCGCGCTGTCATCGATATCCGCAACAGGGAAATGGGATATGTCTCCCAGTTCCTAAAGGTCATCCCGAGGGTTTCGGCCCTCGATGTCATCATGGAGCCGATATTGGCCCGTAACGGGGTGTCTCGGGATGCGGCCAAAAAGCGGGCTTCCGGCTTGCTGGAACGACTCCGAATCCCTTCGCACCTGTTTGATGCCTACCCGGCGACATTCAGCGGCGGAGAGCAGCAACGGATCAACATTGCCCGCGCCGTCGGTTGGAAACCGCGCCTGCTGCTGCTCGATGAACCCACGGCCTCGCTTGACACAAATTCGATCGGTATTGTGCTGGAAATCCTTAAGGAACTGCGTAACGAAGGAACCACCATGATCGGGGTCTTCCATGACACCGCACTGTTGGCATCGGTAACGGATGCAGTCTACCATGTCGGCTGA
- the phnM gene encoding phosphonate metabolism protein PhnM has protein sequence MQDGFVITNARAVTPEGVRKGASVQVENGRIVKIGDGLPRGVREIDAGGNFLFPGFVDMHSDAIEKGIEPRPNTFFPVDIAVFELDKKVASCGITTTFHSLSFAEQEVGLRNNHKAAEIIREINKLREKLKVNTRIHARFEITDHGAVPFLDELIRDAQIDLFSLMDHSPGQGQFRDILSFKNYYGRVYAKSDWEMDDIIERKLQAKNSHAQQDIAHMLAVCREHGIAVASHDDDSRQKIHWLKEMDIGMTEFPINMEAAQAAHELGIRVCLGAPNVVRGQSSSSNLDAREAIRRGYGDILCSDYSPMTMIHALFTLERHGILPLHEAAEMVSLNPARAVGIADHTGSLAAGKDADMVLVECSDGLPRVMKTFVAGREVFATC, from the coding sequence ATGCAGGATGGTTTTGTGATCACAAACGCCCGGGCGGTTACCCCGGAAGGGGTGCGGAAAGGTGCGTCGGTACAGGTCGAAAACGGGCGGATCGTCAAGATCGGAGACGGGCTTCCGCGGGGAGTCAGAGAGATTGACGCCGGGGGAAATTTTCTGTTTCCCGGTTTTGTGGATATGCATTCCGATGCCATCGAAAAGGGGATCGAACCCCGACCCAACACTTTTTTCCCTGTGGATATCGCGGTGTTTGAACTGGACAAGAAGGTTGCCTCCTGCGGCATTACCACCACGTTTCACTCGCTCTCCTTTGCCGAACAGGAAGTCGGACTCCGAAACAACCACAAGGCGGCGGAGATCATCCGGGAGATCAACAAGCTGCGCGAAAAGCTGAAGGTGAACACCCGGATTCATGCCCGCTTCGAGATCACCGACCACGGGGCCGTTCCGTTTCTCGATGAATTGATCCGGGACGCTCAGATCGACCTCTTCTCCCTGATGGACCACTCCCCCGGCCAGGGACAGTTTCGGGATATCCTTTCTTTCAAGAATTATTACGGTCGGGTTTACGCCAAGAGCGACTGGGAGATGGACGATATCATCGAGAGGAAACTGCAGGCCAAAAATAGTCATGCACAGCAGGATATCGCCCATATGCTGGCGGTTTGCCGCGAACACGGGATTGCCGTCGCTTCCCATGACGATGACTCCCGGCAGAAGATCCACTGGTTGAAGGAAATGGATATCGGCATGACGGAATTTCCCATCAATATGGAGGCGGCGCAGGCCGCTCACGAGTTGGGCATCCGCGTCTGTCTCGGTGCTCCCAACGTGGTGCGGGGGCAGTCTTCATCCAGCAACCTGGATGCCCGGGAGGCGATCCGCAGGGGGTACGGGGACATCCTGTGCTCCGATTACTCCCCCATGACCATGATTCACGCCTTGTTTACCCTGGAACGGCACGGCATCCTCCCTCTCCATGAGGCGGCAGAGATGGTCAGCCTGAATCCGGCCCGCGCCGTCGGGATCGCGGATCATACCGGATCACTGGCGGCTGGAAAGGATGCCGACATGGTGTTGGTGGAGTGCTCCGATGGGCTGCCTCGGGTAATGAAGACGTTTGTCGCAGGCAGGGAGGTATTCGCCACATGCTGA
- a CDS encoding TIM barrel protein, whose amino-acid sequence MTLDFGHLHLSARYYHLDAAEEVRAAAPFIAHCHVHDNFGRSVYYTEKIQTHQIPFGKGDAHMPVGWGSVPFDVLLDGFIRDYDGLLICELRSRYFERTGESAENLAAILEKLGIRMR is encoded by the coding sequence ATGACCCTGGATTTTGGCCATCTTCATCTGTCGGCGCGGTACTATCACCTGGATGCGGCAGAGGAGGTGAGGGCGGCGGCTCCCTTCATCGCCCATTGCCACGTCCATGACAATTTCGGCCGGTCGGTCTATTACACGGAAAAAATCCAGACCCACCAGATACCTTTCGGCAAGGGGGATGCCCATATGCCGGTCGGCTGGGGCTCCGTCCCTTTTGATGTCCTTTTGGATGGGTTCATCCGCGACTATGACGGGCTGCTCATCTGTGAACTGCGAAGCCGGTATTTCGAGCGGACCGGAGAATCGGCGGAGAACCTTGCAGCGATTCTTGAGAAGCTCGGAATCCGGATGCGGTAA